The window GCGTCGGCCGGCCGCGCCCGCGCGGCGTCGCGGAGCGCCGCGCCGAGCGCGGGCGGGAGCACGCCCGCGCCCTCCGCCCAGCGGGTGAGCCGGGCGTAGTCGTCGAGCCGCTCGTCGAGGAGCCCGCCGGAGGTCCAGTCGACGGTGTTGACGAAGTCGACGCTCGGATCGCCGCCGACGTACTTGTGCGGCAGCTCGGGCGACGGCCGTTCCGGCGAGCGCGCGGCGGGCGGCGACGAATCGCGGATGGCACCCATCCCCGGACGCTAGCACTAGTATCCGGCGTCGAACAGGAGCACGCGGCACGAATGTCGCACCGGTAATCGTTCGAATACTGGTGCTAACTTCGGCATCGAGCGCTGACCTTTCTAGAGGTGCCCCGTGACCCCGCTGCTCGCCCGCACCTGGCGCGGTACGACCGACGCCGCCGACGCCGACGCGTACCTCGCCTACTTGCGCGCGACCGGCCTCGCCGCCTACGCCGCGACGCCCGGCAACCGTGGCGTGTTCGCTTTCCGCCGCGTCGCCGATGGGCGCGCCGAGTGGCTGCTGGTGACGCTCTGGGACTCGCTGGACGCGGTGCGCGCCTTCGCCGGCGCGCGGGCAGGCGACGCGGACCCGACCCGCGCGGTGTTCTACCCCGAGGACGACCGCTTCCTGACCGTCCGCGACGACTCCGCCACGCACTACGACGTCGTGTACGCGGGCGGGGCCGGTGAGTAGCGCCGCGCGCCCGGCCGCGCCGCTCGCGCCGGCGCTGGAACGCGCGGCCGCCCCGGAACGCGAGGCCGCCCCGACGCGCGCCGGCCCGTCGCGCCTGCAGGTGATCGCGGCCTTCGCGGCGATCTACGGCTTCTGGGGCGGGACGTTTCTCGCCACGCGCTACGCCGTCCACGTCGTCCCGCCGCTGCTCACGATCGCGGTCCGCTGCACCGGAGGCGCGGTCGTCCTCGGGCTGTGGCTGGCGGCGCGCGGAGAACTCGTCCGCCCCACCGCCGCGCAGTGGCGCACCGCCGTCGTCGCCGGCGCGCTGCTCTTCCTCGGCTGCCACGCCGTGATGGCCTGGGCCGAGCAGCGCGTCACCTCCGGCCAGGCGGCGCTCTACTCGACGGCGATCCCGCTCTGGACGGTCGCGCTCGCGGCCGCCCGCGAGCGGCGGCGGCCGTCGGCGCGCGTGTTAGGCGGGCTCGCGCTCGGCGTCGCCGGCGTCGCGGTGCTCG is drawn from Gemmatimonadetes bacterium T265 and contains these coding sequences:
- a CDS encoding drug/metabolite exporter YedA → MSSAARPAAPLAPALERAAAPEREAAPTRAGPSRLQVIAAFAAIYGFWGGTFLATRYAVHVVPPLLTIAVRCTGGAVVLGLWLAARGELVRPTAAQWRTAVVAGALLFLGCHAVMAWAEQRVTSGQAALYSTAIPLWTVALAAARERRRPSARVLGGLALGVAGVAVLAAAGAAGRAAGVVPGRGLALVAGAFCWAAGSLVARDGARVDSAVQGTAMQLAGGAAVLLLASAATGELAAWSPASLTARAAASLGFLVVCGTVLGFGAYTWLMRVRPPAMVGTYAFVNPVVAVVLAWLAGDEAASPRTAVALALVLGAVVLTWEGARPAPARRA
- a CDS encoding antibiotic biosynthesis monooxygenase, whose protein sequence is MTPLLARTWRGTTDAADADAYLAYLRATGLAAYAATPGNRGVFAFRRVADGRAEWLLVTLWDSLDAVRAFAGARAGDADPTRAVFYPEDDRFLTVRDDSATHYDVVYAGGAGE